A single window of Hypomesus transpacificus isolate Combined female unplaced genomic scaffold, fHypTra1 scaffold_111, whole genome shotgun sequence DNA harbors:
- the pdzph1 gene encoding uncharacterized protein pdzph1 has translation MSSYFCWCSSKTRFSFVVLDGAAEEAGLQVGDYVMAVNGTDVTSVPHSEAADLARQGPDLLTLTIGSDIGRSPNTPRPACRGYLHKRTQSGLIKGWRKRWFVLRHDCCLYYYRHKRDEGRRRALSAVRLEGAEVGADTSLGKPFVFKCCPLSASRVYFLCATSSQEMKRWLEAMGRATHPVTQHHVWVDVTRHNASLPPLAVKNPECLGLLHQIDRNKDMCVQHYCILKDGCLYFYHGIRSTHALGGIYLHGYTVREQILGSKKSTIELKPPSEEFKTFYLCAEDPTENKRWIVALKASIKKWLPLHQAIQDYMNRPPEETRM, from the exons ATGTCAAGCTATTTTTGCTGGTGCAGCAGTAAGACAAGGTTTTCCTTTGTGGTGTTAGATGGAGCAGCTGAGGAGGCGGGGCTTCAAGTGGGAGACTATGTCATGGCCGTTAATGGAACAGATGTCACTAGTGTTCCGCACTCTGAGGCAGCCGACTTGGCCAGGCAAG GCCCAGACCTACTGACCTTGACAATTGGCTCAGACATTGGACGCAGTCCTAACACTCCAAGACCAGCATGTCGGGGGTACCTCCACAAGCGCACACAATCTGGCCTGATcaagggatggaggaagaggtggtTCGTACTGCGACATGACTGCTGTCTTTACTACTACAGGCACAAAAGG GATGAGGGCAGGAGACGGGCTCTGTCAGCTGTtaggctggagggggctgaggTGGGAGCTGACACCAGTCTTGGTAAACCCTTTGTGTTCAAGTGCTGCCCCCTATCAGCCAGCCGAGTGTACTTTCTCtgtgctacatctagccaggaGATGAAAAG ATGGTTGGAGGCCATGGGAAGAGCAACACATCCAGTTACTCAG CACCACGTGTGGGTAGATGTGACTCGCCACAACGCTAGCCTGCCTCCTCTGGCTGTCAAGAACCCAGAGTGTCTGGGCCTGCTCCACCAGATAGACCGCAACAAGGATATGTGTGTTCAACACTACTGCATACTGAAGGATGGATGTCTCTACTTTTACCATGGCATCCGTTCTACCCATGCTCTTG GTGGTATATACTTGCATGGATACACAGTAAGGGAACAGATATTGGGATCCAAAAAATCCACCATTGAACTAAAACCACCATCTGAGGAGTTCAAAACATTTTATCTTTGTGCTGAGGACCCCACTGAAAACAAACG ATGGATTGTAGCTTTAAAAGCATCAATAAAGAAATGGCTTCCCCTGCATCAGGCTATTCAGGACTATATGAATCGGCCTCCAGAAGAAACTAGGATGTGA